In Clostridium sp. JN-1, one genomic interval encodes:
- a CDS encoding UvrB/UvrC motif-containing protein has protein sequence MLCESCKKNEATVHITKIINGVKKELNLCEKCANENGEFNFVPQIDFFSAPFTFQNVLSGMMDYIGNSNNTAQYNFNVTCSNCNLNFEEFKRTGLVGCSNCYKNFGSTLIPIIKRVQGNLEHTGKIPKRVGKNLIHKNKLLELKNELQKCIDNEEYEKAAKIRDEIKEINKE, from the coding sequence ATGCTTTGTGAATCTTGTAAAAAAAATGAAGCTACTGTTCACATAACTAAAATAATAAATGGTGTTAAAAAAGAACTTAATTTATGTGAAAAGTGTGCAAATGAAAATGGGGAATTTAATTTTGTTCCTCAAATAGATTTTTTTTCAGCACCATTTACTTTTCAAAATGTGTTAAGTGGAATGATGGATTATATAGGTAATTCTAATAATACAGCTCAGTATAATTTCAATGTCACTTGCAGTAATTGTAATTTGAACTTTGAAGAGTTTAAGAGGACAGGTTTAGTTGGATGTAGTAATTGTTATAAAAACTTCGGCTCAACTTTAATTCCTATAATAAAAAGAGTACAGGGTAACCTAGAGCATACTGGTAAGATACCTAAACGAGTTGGTAAAAACCTTATACACAAGAACAAGTTATTAGAGTTAAAGAATGAGCTCCAAAAATGTATAGATAATGAGGAATATGAAAAAGCAGCTAAAATTAGAGATGAGATAAAAGAAATCAATAAGGAATAG
- a CDS encoding PIN/TRAM domain-containing protein yields the protein MLKKVLKGLFTIIGLILGYFMGEMIIHTSYFDKLGYFSNSPIRTALFLLLCTAAFGIILFLISPWINFIIIKTMDYIEKSLQRLPATEMLFGTAGAILGLIISALFVDLLARIPVIGAVLAVLVAILMAVLGANIAIKRRDELATLVSNITLRRNTPKEKDKKTKVKYKGDPKVLDTSVIIDGRIFDICQTGFVEGTLVIPNFVLAELRHIADSSDGLKRNRGRRGLDVLNKIQKELNIDVKIYEKDFPNIPEVDSKLLKLAQVLNGKVITNDYNLNKVAEFQGVPVLNINELANAVKPVVLPGEEMKIQIVKDGKESGQGVAYLDDGTMIVVEGGKKYIGQTKDVVVTSVLQTAAGRMIFARQKDDV from the coding sequence TTGCTTAAAAAAGTTTTAAAAGGCCTTTTTACAATTATAGGTTTAATATTAGGATACTTTATGGGTGAAATGATAATTCATACAAGCTATTTTGACAAACTTGGATACTTTAGCAATAGTCCTATAAGAACAGCATTATTTTTACTTTTGTGTACTGCAGCATTTGGAATTATATTATTTTTGATATCCCCTTGGATTAATTTTATTATAATAAAGACTATGGATTATATAGAAAAGAGTTTACAAAGGTTACCAGCAACAGAAATGTTGTTTGGAACAGCAGGAGCAATACTTGGACTTATTATTTCAGCCTTGTTTGTAGATCTTTTGGCTAGAATTCCAGTAATAGGTGCAGTTTTAGCTGTACTTGTAGCAATACTTATGGCTGTTCTTGGAGCCAATATTGCAATTAAAAGAAGAGACGAGCTAGCAACATTAGTTTCAAATATAACATTAAGAAGAAATACTCCTAAAGAAAAAGATAAAAAAACTAAAGTTAAATATAAGGGTGATCCAAAAGTTTTAGATACCTCGGTCATAATAGATGGAAGAATATTTGATATATGTCAAACTGGATTTGTTGAAGGTACTTTAGTAATACCTAATTTTGTTTTAGCAGAACTTAGACATATAGCAGATTCATCTGATGGGCTTAAGCGTAATAGGGGTAGAAGAGGATTAGACGTGCTTAATAAAATACAAAAGGAACTGAATATAGATGTTAAAATTTACGAGAAAGATTTCCCTAACATACCAGAGGTAGATAGTAAGCTTTTAAAGTTAGCTCAAGTTTTAAATGGGAAGGTTATAACTAATGACTATAACTTAAATAAAGTAGCAGAGTTTCAAGGGGTTCCTGTTTTGAACATAAATGAATTAGCCAATGCTGTAAAACCTGTGGTACTGCCTGGAGAAGAAATGAAAATACAAATAGTGAAAGATGGTAAAGAATCTGGACAGGGAGTAGCATATTTGGATGATGGTACAATGATAGTTGTTGAGGGAGGTAAGAAATATATAGGACAAACAAAAGATGTAGTAGTTACTTCCGTATTACAAACAGCAGCTGGAAGAATGATATTTGCTAGACAAAAGGATGATGTATAG
- the ispD gene encoding 2-C-methyl-D-erythritol 4-phosphate cytidylyltransferase, translated as MKKNYAIILAAGKGTRMKSSINKQFLNIDDKPVLYYSLHKLSKNKFIDGMILVCGEDKINYCRKNVIEKFKIEKVVDVVKGGDERQDSVLNGLNAVPNHECNIVLIHDGARPFIEDSVIENGIKYAEKYGSCACGVPPKDTIKIIDKTGFSVDTIDRSKLFCVQTPQCFDYNLILKCHRKLKLHRVKFTDDTAVVEYYGNKVYLYSGSYDNIKITTPEDLITADSIIRKRK; from the coding sequence ATGAAAAAAAATTATGCGATTATTTTAGCAGCTGGAAAAGGCACAAGAATGAAAAGTAGTATCAATAAACAGTTTTTAAATATAGATGATAAACCAGTTTTGTATTATTCATTACATAAGCTTTCCAAAAATAAATTTATTGATGGAATGATTCTAGTGTGTGGAGAAGATAAAATAAATTATTGTAGGAAAAACGTCATAGAAAAATTTAAAATAGAGAAAGTAGTAGATGTAGTTAAAGGTGGAGATGAAAGGCAGGATTCTGTTTTAAATGGTCTTAATGCAGTGCCAAATCATGAATGTAACATAGTTTTAATTCATGATGGCGCAAGACCGTTTATAGAAGACAGCGTTATAGAAAATGGTATAAAATATGCAGAAAAGTATGGATCATGTGCCTGTGGAGTTCCACCTAAGGATACTATAAAGATAATAGACAAGACCGGTTTTTCTGTGGATACTATTGACAGAAGTAAACTTTTTTGTGTACAAACACCTCAGTGCTTTGATTATAATTTGATACTTAAGTGTCATAGGAAGTTAAAGCTTCATAGGGTTAAGTTTACAGATGATACGGCTGTAGTTGAATACTATGGGAATAAAGTTTATTTGTACAGTGGAAGTTATGATAATATAAAAATTACTACGCCGGAAGATTTAATTACGGCAGATAGTATAATTAGAAAACGTAAATAA
- a CDS encoding ATP-dependent Clp protease ATP-binding subunit: MMFGRFTERAQKVLFYAQEEAQNLRHGYVGTEHILLGILREDGAAKELINSINITADDVRRLVEEYEGRGDMDLYKNEIPLTPRTKRLLELSLFEARNLNHNYISPEHILLALIREGEGVAFTILNNLGADFDKLRKELIDVLSGEQNTSNGDVNKNAGESTPTLDQFGRDLTNMAKEGKLDPVIGRDKETQRVLEILCRRTKNNPCLIGDPGVGKTAVAEGLAQRIMSGNIPEILKNKRVVTLELSSVVAGSKYRGEFEERLKKVMDEIRKSGNIILFIDEIHTIIGAGAAEGAIDASNILKPALARGEIQCIGATTIDEYRRYIEKDSALERRFQPIIVGEPTKEEAVLILKGLRDKYEAHHRVKITDEAIEAAVNLSDRYITDRYLPDKAIDLMDEAAAKIRIENLVAPPDLKNLESELDNVTKEKEDSIRVQDFEKAARLRDKEKEMKNKLENLKKNWKTEKEVSNLTVGEPQIAAAVSRWTNIPVEKLTEKESERLLKLEEILHNRVIGQDEAVKSIARAVRRARVGLKDPKRPIGSFIFLGPTGVGKTELSKALAEAMFGDENNMIRIDMSEYMEKHTVSRLIGSPPGYVGFEEGGQLTEKVRRNPYSVVLFDEIEKAHPEVFNILLQILEDGRLTDGKGKTINFKNTIIIMTSNVGVSTIKRQKSMGFALDNSSASKDEYEKMKDNVMEELKRSFRPEFLNRIDDIIVFHQLQEEDLKKIVGLMLKTVSKRLEEQGIKIKFSEESQKFLAKQGTDLTYGARPLRRAITKTVEDKLSEEMLKGNVKKGDIVKVDVNNDDLEFVSCNENV, translated from the coding sequence ATGATGTTTGGAAGGTTTACTGAAAGAGCTCAAAAAGTATTGTTTTACGCTCAAGAAGAAGCACAAAATTTACGACATGGATATGTAGGAACAGAGCATATACTTTTAGGGATATTAAGAGAAGATGGTGCAGCTAAAGAGCTAATTAATAGTATAAATATAACAGCAGATGATGTAAGAAGATTGGTGGAAGAATATGAAGGAAGAGGTGATATGGATTTATATAAGAATGAAATACCACTTACTCCTAGAACAAAAAGGCTTTTAGAATTAAGTTTATTTGAAGCACGTAATTTGAATCATAATTATATTAGTCCTGAGCATATATTACTGGCGCTTATAAGAGAAGGTGAAGGTGTTGCTTTTACTATTTTAAATAATCTTGGAGCAGATTTTGATAAGCTTAGAAAAGAGTTAATAGATGTACTTTCTGGAGAACAAAATACATCAAACGGAGACGTGAACAAAAATGCGGGTGAATCTACACCAACATTGGATCAGTTTGGCAGAGATTTAACAAACATGGCTAAAGAAGGTAAGTTAGATCCTGTAATAGGAAGAGATAAGGAAACTCAAAGAGTACTTGAAATATTATGTAGAAGGACTAAAAATAATCCATGTCTTATAGGGGATCCTGGAGTGGGAAAGACAGCTGTAGCTGAAGGCTTGGCTCAAAGAATTATGTCTGGTAATATTCCTGAAATACTCAAAAATAAGAGAGTTGTTACCCTAGAATTGTCATCCGTAGTTGCTGGCTCAAAATATAGAGGAGAATTCGAAGAGAGATTAAAGAAAGTTATGGATGAAATAAGGAAGTCAGGTAATATAATATTGTTTATAGATGAAATTCATACCATAATAGGGGCAGGAGCAGCAGAAGGAGCTATAGATGCATCTAATATATTGAAGCCTGCACTAGCAAGGGGAGAAATTCAATGTATTGGTGCTACAACTATAGACGAATACAGAAGGTATATAGAAAAGGATTCAGCTTTGGAGAGAAGATTTCAACCTATAATTGTAGGTGAACCTACTAAGGAAGAAGCTGTACTCATATTAAAGGGACTTAGAGACAAATATGAGGCACACCACAGAGTAAAGATAACAGATGAAGCTATAGAAGCAGCAGTTAACTTATCTGACAGGTATATAACTGATAGATATTTGCCTGACAAGGCTATAGATTTGATGGATGAGGCAGCGGCAAAAATTAGAATTGAAAATTTAGTTGCTCCACCTGATTTAAAGAACTTAGAAAGTGAATTAGACAATGTAACAAAGGAAAAAGAAGATTCCATAAGAGTTCAAGATTTTGAAAAAGCTGCTAGACTAAGAGATAAAGAAAAAGAAATGAAAAATAAGCTGGAAAATCTGAAGAAAAATTGGAAAACTGAAAAGGAAGTATCAAATCTTACTGTAGGTGAACCGCAAATAGCAGCGGCAGTATCAAGATGGACCAATATACCGGTAGAAAAACTTACCGAAAAAGAATCTGAAAGGTTATTAAAGCTTGAAGAAATACTTCATAATAGAGTTATAGGACAGGATGAAGCTGTAAAATCCATAGCAAGAGCTGTTAGGAGAGCTAGAGTTGGATTAAAGGATCCTAAGAGACCTATTGGCTCATTTATATTCTTAGGTCCTACAGGAGTTGGAAAAACTGAACTATCTAAAGCACTTGCAGAGGCAATGTTTGGTGATGAAAATAATATGATAAGGATAGATATGTCAGAATACATGGAAAAACACACAGTATCTAGACTTATAGGATCGCCTCCAGGATATGTTGGTTTTGAAGAAGGAGGACAGCTTACCGAAAAGGTTAGAAGAAATCCTTATTCCGTAGTATTGTTTGATGAAATAGAAAAAGCTCATCCAGAAGTATTTAATATATTACTTCAAATACTTGAAGATGGAAGACTTACAGATGGAAAAGGAAAAACTATAAATTTCAAAAATACTATAATAATCATGACTTCAAATGTTGGAGTATCCACTATAAAGAGACAAAAATCCATGGGATTTGCACTTGATAATAGTTCAGCATCTAAGGATGAATATGAAAAAATGAAAGATAACGTCATGGAAGAACTTAAGAGATCATTTAGACCTGAATTTTTGAATAGAATTGATGATATAATAGTATTCCATCAGCTTCAAGAGGAAGATTTGAAGAAGATAGTAGGACTCATGTTAAAGACAGTTTCAAAGAGGCTTGAAGAGCAGGGTATAAAGATAAAATTTAGCGAAGAGTCTCAAAAATTTCTTGCAAAGCAGGGAACAGATTTAACTTATGGGGCAAGGCCTTTAAGACGTGCTATAACTAAAACTGTAGAAGATAAGCTTTCAGAAGAAATGTTAAAAGGCAATGTTAAAAAAGGTGATATTGTTAAGGTTGATGTAAACAATGATGATTTAGAATTTGTAAGTTGTAATGAGAATGTTTAA
- the cysS gene encoding cysteine--tRNA ligase, with translation MKVFNTMTRKKEEFVPLKKGQVAMYVCGPTVYNFFHIGNARTFVVFDTVRRYLEYRGYKVKFVQNFTDIDDKMIKRANEENITVRELGDKFIKEYYKDADALNIERATVNPRATEYIDQIIEFVSDLIDAGYAYEVDGDVYFSTKKFKGYGKLSGQNLDELQSGARIDVDDRKKDPMDFAVWKNQKEGEPAWKSPWGMGRPGWHIECSCMAYNLLGETIDIHAGGADLVFPHHENEIAQSEARTGKTFANYWMHSAFVNINNQKMSKSLNNFFTAREILEKYDADVLRLFMLSGHYRTQINFSIELLDSTKSALDRLYNSITNLESLYDKVILEDLTEDENKYIELLSKYKEKYIEKMDDDFNTADAISVIFDLIKDVNTNVNIGSSKKLIKYCLDLIRELGAPLGILQKSKKGNLEDQIKELIEKREEARKDKNWALSDKIRDELKTQGIILEDTSNGVRWKKL, from the coding sequence ATGAAAGTTTTTAATACAATGACTAGAAAAAAAGAAGAGTTTGTTCCCTTAAAAAAAGGGCAAGTAGCAATGTATGTATGCGGCCCAACTGTATATAATTTTTTTCATATAGGTAATGCGAGAACATTTGTAGTATTTGATACTGTAAGAAGATATCTAGAATACAGGGGATACAAGGTTAAATTTGTTCAAAACTTTACTGATATAGATGATAAGATGATAAAAAGAGCGAATGAAGAAAATATAACAGTAAGGGAACTAGGAGATAAATTTATAAAAGAATATTATAAGGATGCAGATGCTCTCAACATAGAGAGGGCAACAGTAAATCCTAGAGCAACTGAATATATAGATCAAATAATAGAGTTTGTATCTGACCTTATAGATGCTGGATATGCTTATGAGGTAGATGGAGATGTATATTTTAGTACTAAAAAATTTAAGGGATATGGTAAACTTTCAGGACAAAATTTAGATGAGCTTCAATCAGGAGCTAGAATAGATGTGGATGATAGAAAAAAAGATCCTATGGATTTTGCAGTATGGAAAAACCAAAAAGAAGGAGAACCAGCATGGAAGAGTCCATGGGGTATGGGAAGACCTGGATGGCACATAGAATGCTCATGCATGGCTTATAATTTACTTGGAGAAACGATAGATATACATGCAGGAGGAGCTGACTTAGTATTTCCGCACCACGAAAATGAAATAGCCCAAAGTGAAGCTAGAACGGGTAAAACATTTGCAAACTACTGGATGCATTCTGCATTTGTAAATATAAATAATCAAAAGATGTCAAAATCTCTTAATAACTTTTTTACTGCAAGAGAGATATTAGAGAAGTATGATGCTGATGTTTTAAGATTGTTTATGCTCTCTGGGCACTATAGAACTCAGATTAACTTTAGTATTGAGCTTTTAGATTCAACAAAGTCGGCACTAGACAGACTATATAATTCAATTACAAATTTAGAAAGTTTGTATGACAAAGTAATTTTAGAAGATCTAACAGAGGATGAAAATAAATATATAGAATTATTAAGTAAATACAAAGAAAAGTATATAGAAAAGATGGATGATGATTTCAATACTGCTGATGCTATATCTGTAATATTTGATTTAATTAAGGACGTAAATACAAATGTAAATATAGGTTCTTCTAAGAAACTTATAAAATATTGCCTGGACTTAATAAGAGAATTAGGGGCGCCATTGGGAATACTTCAAAAATCTAAAAAAGGTAATCTTGAAGATCAAATAAAGGAATTAATAGAAAAGAGAGAAGAAGCTAGGAAAGATAAAAATTGGGCTCTCTCAGATAAAATAAGGGATGAATTAAAAACCCAAGGTATAATACTTGAAGATACATCAAACGGAGTTAGATGGAAAAAACTATAA
- the radA gene encoding DNA repair protein RadA: MAKNKSIFVCQECGYESLRWLGKCPNCNTWNSMVEEAKEEKSSSKLSTALDSVPRSITSIKSGEYERLDTGISELNRVLGGGVVKGSLTLISGAPGIGKSTLLLQTANNIANKYGKVLYVSGEESEEQIKMRGDRLNSLSENLYIISETNMEKIEEHIKNTNPIFVVIDSIQTLFKQSMTSAPGSVSQVRQNSNDIMRIGKTKNIPFFIVAHITKQGELAGPRVLEHMVDTVLSFEGERTEEFRILRTIKNRFGNTSEIGVFEMSQEGLRQISNPSAAFLEETGFQKEGSIVIGIIEGTRPILVEIQALVTETKAVIPRRTAVGVDSSRLSLILAVLEKKLKVYFYNCDVYVNVVGGLNIDGTFGDLGLALALLSSVKSKAISLERLIVVGEIGLTGEVRPITFCDRLINEAEKMGFKNAIIPFRNKGKIKNKNIDVIGVSSLVEAINKVF; encoded by the coding sequence ATGGCAAAAAACAAAAGCATTTTTGTTTGTCAGGAATGTGGATATGAATCGTTAAGATGGCTTGGTAAGTGCCCTAATTGTAATACATGGAACAGTATGGTTGAAGAAGCAAAAGAGGAAAAAAGCTCTTCTAAATTGAGTACTGCATTAGACAGTGTACCGCGCAGCATAACAAGTATAAAATCTGGAGAATATGAGAGACTTGATACTGGAATATCTGAGTTAAATAGAGTGTTAGGTGGGGGGGTAGTTAAAGGATCACTTACATTGATATCAGGTGCACCAGGTATAGGAAAGTCAACGTTACTTCTACAGACAGCAAACAATATTGCCAATAAATATGGTAAGGTATTATATGTATCAGGAGAAGAATCTGAGGAACAGATAAAGATGAGGGGAGATAGATTAAATTCTCTATCAGAAAATCTTTACATAATTTCTGAAACCAATATGGAAAAAATCGAGGAACATATAAAAAATACAAATCCAATATTTGTTGTAATTGACTCAATACAAACGCTTTTTAAACAGTCTATGACTTCAGCACCGGGAAGTGTATCTCAAGTACGACAAAATTCTAACGATATTATGCGTATAGGCAAAACAAAAAATATACCATTTTTTATAGTAGCACATATAACAAAACAAGGAGAATTAGCAGGACCAAGGGTGCTAGAACATATGGTAGATACTGTACTTTCTTTTGAAGGCGAAAGGACTGAAGAATTCAGAATACTTAGAACCATAAAAAATCGTTTTGGTAATACTAGTGAAATTGGTGTATTTGAGATGTCCCAAGAAGGATTAAGGCAAATATCAAATCCATCAGCTGCATTCCTAGAGGAAACAGGATTTCAAAAAGAGGGCTCTATTGTAATAGGGATAATTGAAGGAACAAGACCAATATTAGTTGAAATACAAGCTCTTGTAACTGAAACTAAAGCAGTCATACCAAGAAGAACAGCTGTAGGAGTTGACAGTTCAAGATTGAGTTTAATATTAGCAGTTTTAGAAAAAAAACTGAAAGTCTACTTTTACAATTGTGATGTTTATGTTAATGTAGTAGGTGGGCTCAATATAGATGGAACTTTTGGAGACTTGGGGTTGGCATTGGCTCTTTTGTCCAGTGTTAAATCAAAGGCAATATCACTTGAAAGGCTTATTGTAGTTGGAGAAATAGGACTCACAGGAGAGGTAAGACCTATTACCTTTTGTGACAGACTTATAAATGAGGCAGAAAAGATGGGGTTTAAAAATGCTATAATACCATTTAGAAATAAGGGTAAAATAAAAAATAAAAATATTGATGTAATTGGGGTATCTTCTTTGGTAGAGGCAATAAATAAAGTTTTTTAG
- a CDS encoding protein arginine kinase, which yields MENWIKSSNDNNKLVLSSRIRLARNIDTAPFPHRLDEERGRKIVKLVEDAFYKSQAINDKFSTKYLWQNDAASNRIFFDKHLISKNLLNNSSKSAFIVDNDETTSIMINEEDHIRIQCITAGLNLEEAYDYCDKIDDLLEEDLNYAFDEKLGYLTSCPTNVGTGLRASVMVHLPALSLSNKIAGILNAISQVGMTIRGLYGEGSKVYGNIYQISNQVSLGLNEKEIINNLSGVVNQIVNEEIIARNTMFKTYKYSIEDRIYRALGILKSAVLLNSDECLKFLSDVRLGVEMGIIKDVDLVMLNELLVKTQCLLINDSKPRNSAEEKMSFNRAKIVRETLTQNK from the coding sequence ATGGAGAATTGGATCAAATCGAGTAATGATAATAATAAACTTGTACTTAGCAGCAGGATAAGGCTTGCCAGAAATATTGATACAGCTCCTTTTCCACATAGATTAGATGAAGAAAGAGGAAGAAAGATAGTAAAGTTAGTAGAAGATGCATTTTATAAATCACAGGCAATAAACGATAAATTTAGTACTAAATATTTATGGCAAAATGATGCTGCTTCTAATAGGATTTTTTTTGATAAACATCTTATAAGTAAAAATCTTTTAAATAATAGTAGTAAAAGTGCTTTTATTGTGGATAATGATGAAACTACTAGCATAATGATAAACGAAGAAGACCATATAAGAATTCAATGTATAACAGCAGGATTAAATTTGGAAGAGGCATATGACTATTGCGATAAGATAGATGATTTATTGGAAGAGGACTTAAATTATGCATTTGATGAAAAGTTAGGATATTTAACTTCTTGTCCTACTAATGTTGGAACTGGTCTTAGAGCATCTGTTATGGTTCATTTACCGGCATTGTCACTTAGCAACAAGATAGCAGGTATATTAAATGCAATAAGTCAAGTTGGTATGACTATAAGAGGACTATATGGTGAGGGTTCGAAAGTTTATGGTAACATTTATCAAATATCCAATCAGGTAAGTTTAGGACTTAATGAAAAAGAAATAATCAACAACTTGAGTGGAGTTGTAAATCAAATTGTAAATGAAGAAATTATAGCGAGAAATACTATGTTTAAAACCTATAAATATAGTATAGAAGATAGAATATATAGGGCATTAGGCATATTAAAATCGGCTGTACTTTTAAATTCAGATGAATGCTTAAAATTTTTATCTGATGTAAGATTAGGAGTTGAAATGGGAATAATTAAAGATGTTGATTTAGTTATGTTGAATGAACTATTAGTAAAAACACAGTGCCTTTTAATTAATGATTCAAAACCTCGAAATTCGGCTGAAGAAAAGATGAGTTTTAATAGAGCAAAGATTGTTAGGGAAACCTTAACTCAGAATAAATAA
- the disA gene encoding DNA integrity scanning diadenylate cyclase DisA: protein MRLEKDKELMGILKLLAPGTQLRDGLENILRAKTGGLIVLGDSEQILKIVDGGFKINSEYSPSYIYELAKMDGAIVLSSDLKRIVCANAQLIPESNVQTFETGTRHRTADRVAKQLGAIVIAISQRRNIITVYKGNIKYVLRDSSVILAKANQALQTLEKYISVLDRVVVNLNVLEFQDLVTLFDVMTAIQRTEMVMRIVSEIERYICELGNEGRLISMQLNELIRSVEEDGIFLIRDYCRDDMNYDEIYKNIQKMTSEEILNLDCISRALGYVGVPLVDTLISPRGYRMLNKIPRIPSNVIENLVKNFKQLKGVMEASYEQLDNVEGIGEARARAIKNGLRRLREQIMIDK from the coding sequence TTGAGATTAGAAAAGGATAAGGAACTTATGGGTATCCTTAAGCTTTTAGCACCAGGTACCCAGCTTAGAGATGGACTTGAGAATATTTTAAGGGCAAAGACCGGTGGATTAATTGTATTAGGTGACAGCGAGCAGATATTAAAAATAGTAGACGGAGGATTTAAGATAAATTCTGAATACAGCCCATCTTATATATACGAACTAGCAAAGATGGATGGTGCAATAGTTTTAAGCAGCGATTTAAAGAGAATAGTTTGTGCAAATGCCCAACTTATACCTGAATCGAACGTACAAACATTTGAGACTGGTACTAGGCACAGAACTGCAGATAGAGTTGCTAAGCAGCTAGGAGCTATAGTCATTGCTATATCACAGAGAAGAAATATAATAACAGTATATAAGGGCAATATTAAGTATGTACTAAGGGACAGCAGTGTTATTTTAGCAAAAGCAAATCAAGCGCTGCAGACTTTAGAAAAATACATTTCTGTATTAGATAGGGTTGTAGTTAATCTTAATGTTCTTGAATTTCAAGATTTAGTTACTCTATTTGATGTTATGACAGCAATTCAAAGAACTGAGATGGTTATGAGGATAGTTTCGGAAATAGAAAGATATATATGTGAGCTTGGCAATGAAGGCAGACTTATTTCTATGCAGCTAAATGAGCTAATACGAAGTGTTGAAGAAGATGGTATTTTCTTAATAAGAGATTACTGTCGAGATGATATGAATTATGACGAAATATATAAAAATATTCAGAAGATGACATCAGAAGAAATACTAAATTTAGATTGTATATCAAGAGCATTAGGCTATGTGGGTGTCCCGCTTGTCGATACACTAATATCACCGAGGGGTTATAGGATGCTTAATAAGATACCGCGAATACCTTCAAATGTAATAGAAAACCTTGTTAAAAATTTCAAACAATTGAAGGGAGTAATGGAAGCTTCCTATGAACAGCTTGATAATGTTGAAGGTATAGGTGAAGCAAGGGCAAGGGCTATAAAAAATGGTTTAAGACGTTTGAGAGAACAAATAATGATTGATAAATAA
- a CDS encoding DUF1573 domain-containing protein yields the protein MKDVIFDNFQNSVNESLLRHRSIIDIMTKFQESNGRINRAIAKSVTSCGCIKINADKQHLPIEKIEKDDIDINDIKKCLKSHVNGKLCDNCRDIIGQEIGNNLFYLASLCNILDLNLFDIILKEYDKMNTLGKYTFR from the coding sequence ATGAAAGATGTAATTTTTGATAACTTTCAAAATTCAGTAAATGAATCATTACTCAGACATAGGAGTATTATCGATATAATGACTAAATTTCAAGAATCCAATGGAAGAATTAATAGGGCAATTGCCAAGTCTGTCACAAGTTGCGGGTGCATAAAGATAAATGCAGATAAACAGCACTTGCCAATTGAGAAAATTGAGAAAGATGATATAGATATAAATGATATTAAAAAATGTCTAAAATCTCACGTAAATGGCAAGCTTTGCGATAACTGCAGAGATATAATAGGGCAGGAAATAGGTAATAATTTATTTTACCTTGCATCTCTTTGTAATATTTTAGACTTAAACTTATTTGACATTATACTTAAGGAATATGATAAGATGAATACTCTTGGAAAATATACTTTTAGGTAA
- a CDS encoding Mini-ribonuclease 3, which translates to MDFTLLKNKFVKKDVKNLNPLVLAFIGDAVYEVFIRTYLVEKNRNMSVHKLHVKAIEFVKAHAQSEFIKNIEQELTEEELCIFKRGRNSKSGTVPKNADVREYRYATGFETLIGFLYLTNEEERLNYLLKLIIDLKMMEDKK; encoded by the coding sequence ATGGATTTTACCTTGTTAAAAAATAAATTCGTAAAAAAAGATGTAAAAAACTTAAATCCGCTGGTACTTGCATTTATTGGGGATGCAGTATATGAGGTATTTATAAGGACATATCTGGTTGAAAAAAATAGGAATATGTCAGTTCACAAGCTCCATGTAAAAGCTATAGAATTTGTTAAAGCACATGCACAAAGTGAATTTATAAAAAATATAGAGCAGGAACTTACGGAAGAAGAATTATGTATTTTCAAACGCGGAAGAAATTCTAAGTCTGGTACAGTTCCTAAAAATGCTGATGTTCGAGAATATAGATACGCAACTGGATTTGAAACTCTTATAGGATTTCTATATTTGACAAATGAAGAAGAAAGATTAAATTACCTACTGAAGCTTATAATAGATTTAAAGATGATGGAGGATAAAAAATGA